A single region of the Cereibacter sphaeroides 2.4.1 genome encodes:
- the carB gene encoding carbamoyl-phosphate synthase large subunit → MPKRTDISSIMIIGAGPIIIGQACEFDYSGAQACKALREEGYRVILVNSNPATIMTDPGLADATYIEPITPEVVAKIIEKERPDALLPTMGGQTGLNTALALADMGVLEKFGVQLIGANREAIEMAEDRKLFREAMDRIGLENPKATIIAAPKLENGRYDINAGVAEAMAAIEYVGLPAIIRPAFTLGGTGGGVAYNRDDYEAICRSGLDASPVAQILVDESLLGWKEYEMEVVRDRADNAIIVCSIENVDPMGVHTGDSITVAPALTLTDKEYQIMRNGSIAVLREIGVETGGSNVQWAINPADGRMVVIEMNPRVSRSSALASKATGFPIAKIAAKLAVGYTLDELDNDITKVTPASFEPSIDYVVTKIPRFAFEKFPGSKPELTTAMKSVGEVMAIGRTFHESMQKALASLETGLSGFDEIEIPGAPDKAAVIKAISAQTPDRLRLIAQAMRHGLTEDEIQAATAFDPWFLARIREIVEAEAEIRAKGLPVTEAALRRLKMMGFTDARLAKLTGRDEGQVRRARRNLGVKAVFKRIDTCAAEFEAQTPYMYSTYEAPAMGDVECEARPSGAKKVVILGGGPNRIGQGIEFDYCCCHACFALTAAGYETIMINCNPETVSTDYDTSDRLYFEPLTLEHVLEILRVEQDNGTLHGVIVQFGGQTPLKLAQALAAEGIPILGTTPDAIDLAEDRERFQQLLHKLDLKQPHNGMARSRDEAFRIAGEIGYPLVIRPSYVLGGRAMEIVRDDAQLERYIREAVQVSGTSPVLLDSYLSGAIEVDVDALCDGENVHVAGIMEHIEEAGVHSGDSACCLPPHSLSAETIAELKRQTVEMARALHVVGLMNVQFAIKDGVIFVLEVNPRASRTVPFVAKATDSAIASIAARLMAGEPLSAFPVRAPYPAGVGPDTDLPLADPLTLADPITPWFSVKESVLPFARFPGVDPLLGPEMRSTGEVMGWDRSFALAFLKAQMGAGTHLPESGRVFLSVKDADKTAALAKAAAGLTAMGFEIVATKGTAAWLTGQGIASTSVNKVYEGRPNIVDRLKNGDITLVMNTTEGAQAISDSRDIRRVALMDKIPYFTTAAASIAAVEAMQARGEGYGVRTLQG, encoded by the coding sequence ATGCCGAAGAGAACCGATATCAGCTCGATCATGATCATCGGGGCGGGTCCCATCATCATCGGCCAGGCCTGCGAGTTCGACTATTCCGGCGCCCAGGCCTGCAAGGCGCTGCGCGAAGAGGGCTACCGGGTCATCCTCGTGAACTCGAACCCGGCCACGATCATGACCGATCCGGGTCTCGCGGATGCCACCTACATCGAGCCGATCACCCCCGAGGTCGTGGCCAAGATCATCGAGAAGGAGCGCCCCGATGCGCTCCTGCCCACGATGGGCGGGCAGACCGGCCTCAACACCGCGCTCGCGCTGGCCGACATGGGTGTCCTCGAGAAGTTCGGCGTCCAGCTCATCGGCGCGAACCGCGAGGCCATCGAGATGGCCGAGGACCGCAAGCTGTTCCGCGAGGCGATGGACCGGATCGGGCTCGAGAACCCCAAGGCCACCATCATCGCCGCGCCGAAGCTCGAAAACGGGCGCTACGACATCAATGCGGGCGTGGCCGAGGCGATGGCCGCCATCGAATATGTGGGCCTGCCCGCGATCATCCGCCCCGCCTTCACGCTGGGCGGCACCGGCGGCGGCGTGGCCTACAACCGCGACGATTACGAGGCCATCTGCCGCTCGGGGCTCGATGCCTCGCCGGTGGCGCAGATCCTCGTCGATGAAAGCCTGCTCGGCTGGAAGGAATATGAGATGGAGGTGGTCCGCGACCGCGCGGACAATGCCATCATCGTCTGTTCCATCGAGAACGTGGACCCGATGGGCGTCCATACCGGCGACTCGATCACCGTGGCGCCGGCGCTGACGCTGACCGACAAGGAATATCAGATCATGCGCAACGGCAGCATCGCCGTGCTGCGCGAGATCGGCGTCGAGACCGGCGGGTCGAACGTGCAATGGGCGATCAACCCCGCGGACGGCCGCATGGTCGTGATCGAGATGAACCCGCGCGTCTCGCGCTCGTCCGCGCTGGCCTCCAAGGCCACGGGCTTCCCTATCGCGAAGATCGCGGCGAAGCTGGCCGTGGGCTATACGCTCGACGAGCTCGACAACGACATCACCAAGGTCACGCCCGCCTCGTTCGAGCCGTCCATCGACTATGTCGTGACCAAGATCCCGCGCTTCGCCTTCGAGAAGTTCCCGGGGAGCAAGCCGGAGCTCACCACCGCGATGAAATCGGTGGGCGAGGTCATGGCCATCGGCCGCACCTTCCACGAATCGATGCAGAAGGCGCTGGCCTCGCTCGAGACCGGCCTGTCGGGCTTCGACGAGATCGAGATCCCCGGCGCCCCCGACAAGGCCGCGGTCATCAAGGCCATCTCGGCCCAGACCCCGGACCGGCTGCGGCTGATCGCGCAGGCGATGCGGCACGGGCTGACCGAGGACGAGATCCAGGCCGCGACGGCCTTCGATCCGTGGTTCCTCGCCCGCATCCGCGAGATCGTCGAGGCCGAGGCCGAGATCCGCGCCAAGGGCCTGCCCGTGACCGAGGCCGCGCTGCGCAGGCTGAAGATGATGGGCTTCACCGACGCGCGTCTGGCCAAACTCACCGGCCGCGACGAGGGTCAGGTGCGCCGCGCGCGCCGGAACCTCGGGGTGAAGGCGGTCTTCAAGCGCATCGACACCTGCGCGGCCGAGTTCGAGGCCCAGACCCCCTACATGTATTCCACCTACGAGGCCCCCGCGATGGGCGACGTGGAATGCGAGGCCCGGCCCTCGGGCGCGAAGAAGGTGGTGATCCTCGGCGGCGGCCCGAACCGGATCGGTCAGGGCATCGAGTTCGACTATTGCTGCTGCCATGCCTGCTTCGCGCTGACCGCGGCGGGCTATGAAACCATCATGATCAACTGCAACCCCGAGACCGTGTCGACCGACTACGACACCTCGGACCGGCTCTATTTCGAGCCGCTGACGCTCGAACATGTGCTGGAAATCCTGCGCGTCGAGCAGGACAACGGCACCCTTCACGGCGTGATCGTGCAGTTCGGCGGCCAGACGCCGCTGAAGCTCGCGCAGGCGCTGGCGGCCGAGGGGATCCCGATCCTCGGCACCACGCCCGACGCCATCGACCTCGCCGAGGACCGCGAGCGGTTCCAGCAGCTCCTGCACAAGCTGGACCTGAAGCAGCCGCACAACGGCATGGCGCGGAGCCGCGACGAGGCCTTCCGCATCGCGGGCGAGATCGGCTATCCGCTGGTGATCCGGCCCTCCTATGTGCTCGGCGGCCGCGCGATGGAGATCGTGCGCGACGACGCCCAGCTCGAACGCTACATCCGCGAGGCGGTGCAGGTCTCGGGCACCTCGCCCGTGCTGCTCGACAGCTATCTCTCGGGCGCCATCGAGGTGGATGTGGATGCGCTCTGCGACGGCGAGAACGTGCATGTCGCGGGGATCATGGAACATATCGAGGAGGCGGGGGTCCATTCGGGCGACTCCGCCTGCTGCCTGCCGCCCCATTCGCTCTCGGCCGAGACCATCGCCGAACTGAAGCGCCAGACGGTCGAGATGGCCCGCGCGCTGCATGTGGTGGGCCTGATGAACGTGCAGTTCGCGATCAAGGACGGGGTGATCTTCGTGCTCGAGGTGAACCCGCGCGCCTCGCGGACGGTGCCCTTCGTGGCCAAGGCCACCGACAGCGCCATTGCGTCCATCGCGGCGCGGCTGATGGCGGGCGAGCCGCTCTCGGCCTTCCCGGTGCGCGCGCCCTATCCGGCGGGCGTGGGTCCCGACACCGACCTGCCGCTGGCCGATCCGCTGACGCTCGCCGATCCGATCACGCCCTGGTTCTCGGTCAAGGAATCGGTGCTGCCCTTCGCCCGCTTCCCCGGCGTGGACCCGCTCCTCGGCCCCGAGATGCGCTCGACGGGCGAGGTGATGGGCTGGGACCGCAGCTTCGCGCTGGCCTTCCTCAAGGCGCAGATGGGGGCAGGCACGCATCTGCCCGAGAGCGGGCGCGTGTTCCTGTCCGTCAAGGATGCCGACAAGACCGCGGCGCTGGCCAAGGCCGCGGCCGGGCTCACCGCGATGGGCTTCGAGATCGTGGCGACGAAGGGCACCGCCGCGTGGCTCACCGGGCAGGGCATCGCCTCGACCTCGGTCAACAAGGTCTACGAGGGACGGCCGAACATCGTCGACCGGCTGAAGAACGGCGACATCACGCTGGTGATGAACACGACCGAGGGCGCGCAGGCGATCTCGGACAGCCGCGACATCCGCCGCGTGGCGCTGATGGACAAGATCCCCTACTTCACCACCGCCGCCGCCTCCATCGCCGCCGTCGAGGCGATGCAGGCCCGTGGCGAGGGCTACGGGGTGCGCACCCTCCAGGGCTGA
- a CDS encoding DEAD/DEAH box helicase: MPAHRKRPMADFSTLGLSERLMQGLAKAQFTQPTPIQVEAIPYVMQGRDLMGLAQTGTGKTLAFGLPLLHRLLGVGHPPPPRTIRALILAPTRELVTQIATNLELFTKGTPVKVVTITGGASINRQTERLARGADIMVATPGRLIDLLDRNAVVLDHTGYLVLDEADQMLDMGFIHSLRKIARFLPLKRQTLLFSATMPKLIEELAHTYLREPVKVQVAPPGKPVEKIAQGVHFTPQGDKAKLLESYLQKHPGEQALVFGRTKHGSEKLMKLLVSWGFKAGSIHGNKSQNQRDRTLTEFRDGSLDVLVATDVAARGIDIPGVRHVYNYDMPNVPENYVHRIGRTARAGAEGSAVAFVAPAEMEEFRAVEKLLKQPIPVIGGAPWAADIVAAAPRPGQKPRQGGRPKTGAKPQGKPQAKAQPKPQGAAKAHPRAGRPAGAPGGHAAPKRAARGPRRGDAARG; encoded by the coding sequence ATGCCCGCACACCGAAAGAGACCCATGGCTGATTTCAGCACCCTCGGGCTGTCCGAGCGACTCATGCAGGGCCTGGCCAAGGCCCAGTTCACCCAACCGACGCCGATCCAGGTCGAGGCGATCCCCTACGTCATGCAGGGCCGCGACCTGATGGGCCTCGCCCAGACCGGCACCGGCAAGACGCTGGCCTTCGGGCTGCCGCTCCTGCACCGGCTGCTCGGCGTGGGCCATCCGCCGCCGCCGCGCACCATCCGCGCCCTGATCCTCGCCCCCACGCGCGAGCTCGTGACCCAGATCGCGACCAACCTCGAGCTCTTCACTAAGGGCACGCCGGTCAAGGTCGTCACCATCACCGGCGGCGCCTCGATCAACCGCCAGACCGAGCGGCTCGCCCGCGGCGCCGACATCATGGTGGCCACCCCCGGCCGCCTGATCGACCTGCTCGACCGCAATGCGGTGGTGCTCGACCACACCGGCTATCTGGTGCTGGACGAGGCCGACCAGATGCTCGACATGGGCTTCATCCACAGCCTGCGGAAGATCGCCCGCTTCCTGCCGCTGAAGCGGCAGACGCTGCTCTTCTCGGCCACGATGCCGAAGCTGATCGAGGAGCTGGCCCACACCTACCTGCGCGAGCCGGTGAAGGTGCAGGTGGCCCCGCCCGGCAAGCCGGTCGAGAAGATTGCGCAGGGGGTGCATTTCACCCCGCAGGGCGACAAGGCGAAGCTGCTCGAGAGCTATCTCCAGAAGCATCCGGGCGAGCAGGCGCTGGTCTTCGGCCGCACCAAGCACGGGTCGGAAAAGCTGATGAAGCTGCTGGTCAGCTGGGGCTTCAAGGCGGGCTCGATCCACGGCAACAAGAGCCAGAACCAGCGCGACCGCACGCTGACCGAGTTCCGCGACGGCTCGCTCGACGTACTGGTGGCCACCGACGTGGCCGCCCGCGGCATCGACATTCCCGGCGTGAGACATGTCTACAACTACGACATGCCCAACGTGCCCGAGAACTACGTCCACCGCATCGGCCGCACCGCGCGCGCCGGCGCCGAGGGCAGCGCCGTGGCCTTCGTGGCCCCGGCCGAGATGGAGGAGTTCCGCGCGGTCGAGAAACTTCTCAAGCAGCCCATTCCGGTGATCGGCGGCGCACCCTGGGCCGCGGACATCGTGGCGGCGGCGCCCCGTCCCGGCCAGAAGCCGCGGCAGGGCGGACGGCCGAAGACCGGCGCCAAGCCGCAGGGCAAGCCCCAGGCCAAGGCGCAGCCGAAGCCGCAGGGCGCCGCCAAGGCCCATCCGCGGGCCGGGCGCCCGGCGGGCGCCCCCGGCGGCCATGCGGCCCCGAAGCGCGCGGCCCGCGGCCCGCGGCGCGGAGATGCCGCCCGCGGCTGA
- a CDS encoding cytochrome b, with product MAKEAPAGYSKMQILLHWAVPVLIVVQFLLGPAMTSVYEGMKTGTPTGSPALAWAHVGIGLLVLVLALWRVGLRFARGVPAPAFEPKTPEQGFLAFVTNELTFFLYLAILAMPVLGAVGWFYGNGVAASAHASMKYLLILVVAVHVGLTLVHQFVLRDGSLDRMRKVGD from the coding sequence ATGGCGAAGGAAGCCCCCGCCGGCTATTCGAAAATGCAGATCCTGCTGCACTGGGCGGTGCCGGTGCTGATCGTCGTGCAGTTCCTGCTCGGCCCCGCGATGACATCGGTCTACGAGGGGATGAAGACCGGTACGCCCACGGGAAGCCCGGCGCTTGCCTGGGCCCATGTGGGCATAGGGCTTCTGGTGCTGGTGCTCGCGCTCTGGCGGGTGGGGCTGCGCTTCGCCCGCGGCGTGCCCGCCCCCGCCTTCGAGCCGAAGACGCCCGAGCAGGGCTTCCTCGCCTTCGTCACGAACGAGCTGACCTTCTTCCTCTATCTCGCCATCCTCGCCATGCCGGTGCTGGGCGCGGTCGGCTGGTTCTACGGCAACGGCGTCGCGGCCTCGGCCCATGCCAGCATGAAATATCTGCTGATCCTCGTCGTGGCCGTGCATGTGGGCCTGACGCTCGTCCATCAGTTCGTGCTGCGCGACGGCTCGCTCGACCGGATGCGGAAGGTGGGCGACTGA
- a CDS encoding alpha/beta fold hydrolase → MLNTTLYKAETPSDAPPLLIAHGLFGSARNWGVICRRLAETRKVIAVDMRNHGESPWTETHRYPDMAADLAEVIAAQGGQADVLGHSMGGKAAMALALTEPGRVRRLVVADVAPVAYSHDQMQNVDAMRSLDPATVATRGDADRKLAEVLPDAGLRAFFLQSLDLRADPPRWKLNLDLLAAEMPHIVGWPGIEGRFEGPALFLTGELSHYVRPEHRETIQRLFPAARFAELKGAGHWLHAEKPRAFEDTVRVFLDA, encoded by the coding sequence ATGCTGAACACGACGCTCTACAAGGCGGAGACCCCGTCCGACGCCCCGCCGCTCCTGATCGCGCACGGCCTGTTCGGCTCGGCGCGCAACTGGGGCGTGATCTGCCGCCGGCTGGCCGAGACCCGCAAGGTGATCGCGGTCGACATGCGCAACCACGGCGAGAGCCCCTGGACCGAGACCCACCGCTATCCCGACATGGCGGCCGATCTGGCCGAGGTGATCGCGGCGCAGGGCGGGCAGGCGGATGTGCTGGGCCATTCGATGGGCGGCAAGGCCGCCATGGCGCTCGCCCTGACCGAGCCCGGGCGGGTGCGGCGGCTGGTGGTGGCGGACGTGGCCCCGGTGGCCTACAGCCACGACCAGATGCAGAATGTCGATGCGATGCGGAGCCTCGATCCGGCGACGGTGGCGACGCGGGGCGACGCCGACCGGAAGCTCGCGGAGGTTCTGCCGGATGCGGGTCTCCGGGCCTTCTTCCTCCAGTCGCTCGATCTGCGGGCCGATCCGCCGCGCTGGAAGCTGAACCTCGACCTGCTCGCGGCCGAGATGCCCCATATCGTGGGCTGGCCGGGGATCGAGGGCCGCTTCGAGGGGCCCGCGCTGTTCCTGACCGGCGAGTTGTCGCACTATGTCCGGCCCGAGCATCGCGAGACGATCCAGCGGCTCTTTCCGGCGGCGCGCTTTGCCGAACTGAAGGGGGCGGGGCACTGGCTCCATGCCGAGAAGCCCCGCGCCTTCGAGGATACGGTCCGCGTCTTTCTCGACGCCTGA
- the glyA gene encoding serine hydroxymethyltransferase has product MNAPHRDDGFFTESLSSRDPELFASITGELGRQRDEIELIASENIVSRAVMEAQGSVMTNKYAEGYAGKRYYGGCDYVDVAETLAIERAKQLFGCAYVNVQPNSGSQANQGVFQALIKPGDTILGMELASGGHLTHGAAPNQSGKWFNAIQYGVRQQDQLIDYDQVAALAREHKPKLIIAGGSAIPRQIDFARFRAIADEVGALLMVDMAHFAGLVAGGAHPSPFPHADVATTTTHKTLRGPRGGMILTNSEEIAKKVNSAIFPGIQGGPLMHVIAAKAVAFGEALRPEFKAYAAQVVKNAQALADELMKGGLDIVTGGTDTHLMLVDLRPKGVKGNATEKALGRAHITCNKNGIPFDPEKPTVTSGVRLGTPAGTTRGFGEAEFREIGRLIVEVVDGLAANGEEGNAAVEEAVKAKVAALCARFPLYPTL; this is encoded by the coding sequence ATGAACGCCCCGCACCGCGACGACGGCTTCTTTACCGAAAGCCTCTCTTCCCGCGATCCCGAGCTTTTCGCCTCGATCACCGGCGAACTCGGCCGCCAGCGCGACGAGATCGAGCTGATCGCCTCGGAGAATATCGTGAGCCGCGCCGTGATGGAGGCGCAGGGCTCGGTCATGACGAACAAGTACGCCGAAGGCTATGCGGGCAAGCGCTACTACGGCGGCTGCGACTATGTCGACGTGGCCGAGACGCTGGCCATCGAGCGGGCGAAGCAGCTGTTCGGCTGCGCCTATGTGAACGTGCAGCCGAACTCGGGCAGCCAGGCCAACCAGGGCGTGTTCCAGGCGCTCATCAAGCCGGGCGACACCATTCTGGGCATGGAGCTCGCCTCGGGCGGCCACCTCACCCACGGGGCCGCGCCGAACCAGTCCGGCAAGTGGTTCAACGCGATCCAGTATGGCGTGCGCCAGCAGGACCAGCTGATCGATTACGATCAGGTGGCGGCGCTCGCGCGCGAGCACAAGCCCAAGCTCATCATCGCGGGCGGCTCGGCCATCCCGCGCCAGATCGACTTCGCCCGCTTCCGGGCCATCGCGGATGAGGTGGGCGCGCTCCTGATGGTGGACATGGCCCATTTCGCGGGCCTCGTGGCGGGCGGCGCCCATCCCTCGCCCTTCCCGCATGCGGACGTGGCCACCACCACGACGCACAAGACGCTGCGCGGTCCGCGCGGCGGCATGATCCTCACGAACAGCGAGGAGATCGCGAAGAAGGTCAATTCGGCCATCTTCCCGGGCATCCAGGGCGGTCCGCTGATGCATGTGATCGCGGCCAAGGCGGTGGCCTTCGGCGAGGCGCTGCGGCCCGAGTTCAAGGCCTATGCCGCGCAGGTGGTCAAGAACGCGCAGGCGCTGGCGGACGAGCTGATGAAGGGCGGGCTCGACATCGTGACGGGCGGCACCGACACGCACCTGATGCTCGTGGACCTGCGGCCCAAGGGCGTGAAGGGCAATGCGACCGAGAAGGCGCTGGGCCGCGCCCACATCACCTGCAACAAGAACGGCATCCCGTTCGACCCCGAGAAGCCGACCGTGACCTCGGGCGTCCGGCTCGGCACGCCCGCGGGCACCACCCGCGGCTTCGGTGAGGCGGAGTTCCGCGAGATCGGCCGGCTGATCGTCGAAGTGGTCGACGGGCTCGCGGCCAACGGCGAAGAGGGCAATGCGGCGGTGGAAGAGGCCGTTAAGGCCAAGGTCGCGGCGCTCTGCGCCCGCTTCCCGCTCTATCCGACGCTCTGA
- a CDS encoding NAD kinase, whose product MTPQRIGFVASNAPVAQEALNVMAARYGQCPLPEADAIVALGGDGFMLQTLHETQSLDIPVYGMNRGTVGFLMNGYAEDGLRERLAEAEEEILNPLAMTAVTGAGEVFHRIAINEVSLLRAGPQAAWLKISVDGKVRMEELVCDGALVCTPAGSTAYNYSAHGPILPIGADVLALTAIAPFRPRRWRGALLPKTALVRFDVIDAQKRPVMADADGRSVRDVVSVEIRTEPAVRHRLLFDPGHGLEERLIREQFV is encoded by the coding sequence ATGACGCCACAGCGCATCGGATTCGTGGCGAGCAATGCCCCCGTCGCCCAGGAGGCACTGAACGTCATGGCTGCCCGGTACGGCCAGTGCCCCCTGCCCGAGGCCGACGCCATCGTGGCGCTCGGCGGCGACGGCTTCATGCTCCAGACGTTGCACGAAACCCAGAGCCTCGACATCCCGGTCTATGGCATGAACCGCGGCACCGTGGGCTTCCTCATGAACGGCTATGCCGAAGACGGGCTGCGCGAGCGGCTGGCCGAGGCCGAGGAAGAGATCCTGAACCCGCTGGCCATGACCGCCGTCACCGGCGCGGGCGAGGTCTTCCACCGGATCGCGATCAACGAGGTCTCGCTTCTGCGCGCAGGCCCGCAGGCGGCCTGGCTGAAGATCTCGGTCGACGGCAAGGTGCGGATGGAAGAGCTCGTCTGCGACGGCGCGCTGGTCTGCACGCCCGCAGGCTCCACCGCCTACAACTATTCCGCCCACGGCCCGATCCTGCCCATCGGCGCCGACGTGCTGGCGCTCACCGCCATCGCGCCCTTCCGCCCGCGGCGCTGGCGCGGGGCGCTGCTGCCCAAGACGGCGCTGGTGCGCTTTGACGTGATCGATGCGCAGAAGCGCCCCGTGATGGCGGATGCCGACGGCCGCTCGGTCCGCGACGTGGTGTCGGTCGAGATCCGCACCGAGCCCGCCGTGCGCCACCGGCTGCTGTTCGACCCCGGCCACGGGCTCGAGGAGCGGCTGATCCGCGAGCAGTTCGTCTAG
- the pth gene encoding aminoacyl-tRNA hydrolase → MKLFVGLGNPGARYAGNRHNIGYMAVEAIAADHGFGPWRARFQGLTSEGRLGSEQVLLLKPETFMNLSGQSVGEAMRFYKLTPADVIVFHDELDLAPGKLRLKQGGGHAGHNGLRSIHAHVGEAYGRVRLGIGHPGHKDAVAPYVLSDFAKADQDWLADLLRGISDGAEALARGDGAKFQNAVALRMQPPKPEKPKPAAKAPEAQAPEAAPDERSALQKLADRFR, encoded by the coding sequence ATGAAGCTGTTCGTCGGTCTCGGCAATCCCGGTGCGCGCTATGCGGGCAACCGGCACAACATCGGCTACATGGCGGTGGAGGCCATTGCCGCGGACCATGGGTTCGGCCCGTGGCGCGCGCGCTTTCAGGGGCTGACCTCGGAGGGGCGGCTCGGGTCTGAGCAGGTGCTGCTCCTCAAGCCCGAGACCTTCATGAACCTCTCGGGCCAGTCGGTGGGCGAGGCCATGCGCTTCTACAAGCTGACCCCCGCCGACGTGATCGTGTTCCACGACGAGCTCGACCTTGCGCCGGGCAAGCTGCGGCTGAAGCAGGGCGGGGGCCATGCGGGCCACAACGGGCTGCGCTCGATCCACGCCCATGTCGGCGAGGCCTACGGGCGGGTGCGGCTGGGGATCGGCCATCCGGGGCACAAGGATGCGGTGGCGCCCTATGTGCTGAGCGATTTCGCCAAGGCGGATCAGGACTGGCTGGCGGATCTCCTGCGCGGGATCTCGGACGGGGCCGAGGCGCTGGCGCGGGGCGACGGGGCGAAGTTCCAGAATGCAGTGGCGCTCCGGATGCAGCCGCCGAAGCCCGAGAAGCCGAAGCCTGCCGCGAAGGCACCCGAGGCCCAGGCGCCCGAGGCCGCGCCGGACGAACGCAGCGCGCTTCAGAAGCTGGCCGACCGGTTCCGCTAG
- a CDS encoding antibiotic biosynthesis monooxygenase family protein, giving the protein MYLTMNRFRVKTGQEAAFEAVWKNRDSQLPQVPGFVAFHLMRGPDREGYRLYASHTAWESEEAFIAWTRSEAFRTAHRGAGGNADLYAGPPELEVFSSIQSISA; this is encoded by the coding sequence ATGTATCTCACGATGAACCGTTTTCGGGTGAAGACCGGGCAGGAAGCCGCCTTCGAGGCGGTCTGGAAGAACCGCGACAGCCAGCTGCCTCAGGTGCCGGGCTTCGTGGCCTTCCACCTGATGCGCGGCCCCGACCGCGAGGGCTACCGGCTCTATGCCTCCCACACGGCCTGGGAGTCCGAAGAGGCCTTTATCGCCTGGACCAGGTCCGAGGCCTTCCGCACCGCCCACCGCGGCGCCGGCGGCAACGCGGATCTCTATGCGGGCCCGCCCGAGCTCGAGGTCTTCTCCTCGATCCAGTCGATCTCCGCCTGA
- a CDS encoding 50S ribosomal protein L25/general stress protein Ctc, producing the protein MAGEIPDFQAEVRTGTGKGAARQARREGYVPGIVYGGGQEPLSINVPYNDLLNRLKKGRFLQTLFNLKVEGQEDVRVICRGVQRDVVKDLPTHVDFMRLRRTSRVNLFIHVTFENHDKAPGLKRGGTLTVVRPEVELEVTAGDIPDHLTVDLTDRQIGDVIHINDIKLPEGAVPTINRNFVIANISAPSGLRSSDNEEEAEEA; encoded by the coding sequence ATGGCTGGTGAAATCCCGGATTTTCAGGCCGAGGTACGGACGGGGACAGGCAAGGGGGCCGCTCGTCAAGCTCGTCGTGAGGGCTACGTACCCGGTATCGTCTATGGCGGTGGCCAGGAGCCGCTGTCGATCAACGTTCCGTACAACGACCTGCTGAACCGGCTGAAGAAAGGCCGCTTCCTGCAGACGCTGTTCAACCTCAAGGTCGAAGGCCAGGAAGACGTGCGCGTCATCTGCCGCGGCGTCCAGCGCGACGTGGTGAAGGACCTGCCGACGCATGTCGACTTCATGCGCCTGCGCCGCACGAGCCGCGTCAACCTGTTCATCCACGTCACCTTCGAGAACCACGACAAGGCCCCGGGCCTGAAGCGTGGCGGCACCCTGACCGTGGTGCGCCCCGAGGTGGAGCTGGAAGTGACCGCGGGCGACATCCCGGATCACCTGACGGTGGATCTGACCGACCGTCAGATCGGCGATGTCATCCACATCAACGACATCAAGCTGCCGGAAGGCGCGGTTCCGACCATCAACCGGAACTTCGTGATCGCGAACATCTCGGCTCCGTCGGGCCTGCGGTCGTCGGACAACGAGGAAGAAGCCGAAGAGGCCTGA